The DNA segment TCATCCACGTAATGTTCTTCATGGATACAGCGAACTGCACGCGGGTACAGGGAACGATATTTCTCCGCATTCTCGTTCTTTACGAATTGCGCCGTACTTGGAGAGCATGCTGCACCGAAGGTCATCCTCAGCATGACAAACTCCTGCGGCTCTGCATTTGTGTTTCCCCATCTCCATAGGAACCGTTGACTGTGGACGTCATCATCGCAAATGCGTACCTGGTGGTACATTTCCCGGATGTCAGCTGCCACCGCGACTCGATATTCACGGAAACGGAATAGCACGGCTTGCAGCGGCGTCAACAGGTCAGGCCCAGTCAGCAGCTTCTTGTTCAGCGAGATACCTCTAACTTCAGCTGCCGCATCCCATActaacctaactttattaGGCTTGTTAGGATTTGTCACTGGAAACACTGGAAGATACCATTTCCTAGGGTAGAAGGTTTTCAGCTCATCCTCTCTTATCGGTCTGGCATAGCCCTTTTTCAAGTAGTCCTCTAGTATCGCGTTAATTTTCTCCGCAAGGCTCGTATCTCGGCTCATCTTACGCTCCAGACACTCCATCCTAGATAGAGCCATTTGACGGTTTTCCGGCATGAAAACGTTGTCGCTCCGCCAGAGTAAGCCCGTGGTGTACCGCCCGTCgacgtgttttgtgttgttttgcagaATCGACATCGCACGTTGATCCTCCTTCGACAACAAAGGCTCCTTCGCAGGACCATAACCTTCCACTTCGAAGTACGCTGCCATCATACGATCTGCCCGTGAGGTCTCTCCTTGGCAATCGCATACGTGGTAGCTAGACTCCGGCTGCACAATGGATGTGTCGTTAGCGTTATCCGTGCATTTGCCAAAAATGAGCCATCCCAAACGCGTCTTCGTAGCTGTAGGTTGTCCTGGCTGTCCTTCTATAGTTTTCAAAGGTCTGGTCAATCTGTAATGGTCGATACCGATTAGTAAACGAGGAGAAACAGCCTCATACGAGGCAGCTGGAATCGCCTCCAAATGCTTATATTTCCGCTTCAACTCGTTCACATCGACCGATTGGATAGGGAGCGATAACCGGCTGACTGTACGCACGTCGGCCATCGAAAATGcggatgcattttcttcagCACTGGAGACTTGCACCGCTACCCTTTCCGAATCACGTTCATCGCGTCGCTCTCCCGCACTGTACTGCAAACACAACGGGTCAAGAACGCCGCTAACCCCAAGTTGCCTGGCGAGCTCCTGCTCCATCAACGTCACCGTCGACCCCTCGTCTAACAGCGCATGCGTGTAAATTGGACCACTCTCACCGTGCAGCTTTACCGGCACGTAACGCAGCAATGTACCATCGGAGCGCGTTCCATGATGATTTATCTCCACGCGTTCCTCGCTGGTGACACGATGCAACTTCCGGTGATGCTTAGCGACGCATCCTTGGACACCACAGTCGTCACGCTTCGAGCACGGGCCGTAGTGCTTGCCCAAACATCGTTTGCACAACTTCAAGGTGCGCACCTTGTCCCACCTATCAGCAACGCTTAACCGGTTAAACACCCGACACTCCGCGATCGTACCGCACGTATCACTGTTACACAACGCGCACTCTCGATGCCTATTGGGCTGGGGCTGATGCGTCTCCACGTGTTGCGCATGCACTTGTCGCGTtgtcgtcttcttcttcagctGCGGAGGAGTTACCGCCATTGCTCCATCCGTCGCCTTCTGAATCCAGGCACCGAACTCGCTCATCGTCACACTTTTCAGCTCCTGACTATGCATGCCCCAGCTCCAGCGCAGATATGCCGGCATACGGTCCACCAGCTCTTGAAGCAGCGATGCATCGTACAATCTGTCAGAAGTTCCGCTTGCCTTTATAGTTGAACATATTTCAGCAACTAAATCGCCGTATTCGATAAAACTATCGAGCCGCTCAGACTTAATCGGCGGTGATTCGCGAATTTGTTCGAGCAACGTATTCACTAACACATCCGGTCGCCCGTATGATTTTTCAAGCGCGCTCAATATTTCCTCCAGATTGTCAGCGTGCCGGAGACGGCCTTGCACCGTTCGTAGTGCTTTTCCCCGTAACGCTCCTTGCAATCGAAGGATATTTTCGTCTTCGGTAAACCCAAACGTACGAGACGATCTTCGAAAGGTAGACAGAAATATCGGCCATTCCTCGGGATTCCCATTGAATGAAGGGAGTTCATAGCGCACTGCTTGACGGGCTGCTATTTGGCTTTGGCTCAGGTCACCTTCTTCGTTGACCGAAATCCGTTTAGCCGTTGAGCAAGGAAGCGATTCCCCGGGCGAAAACGAGGTTCGCTCGCTGTTCTTACTGAGCCGAGCTACTTCCGCATCCTTCTCCCGTATCAAAGCTAACGCTTTCTCCGTCGTGGCTTTAAGAGcctccatctctctcttcaAGCGCGCTATCTCGTCGTCTTTCTTGCCGCTCGCTAGTTTGGTCTTCACTTCGCACTCCGCACACCACCATGCCCTCGTCTCTACCGTTTTATCCACGTGCGCACACTCGTAATGGTACCAtttatcgcaaaaatcgcactGCAATAACGAATCTACCGAATCCGCCTTATCGCACACCGCACACGTAAAGTCCGCGATCACTGCACTTTCCTCTTGCATTTTTGCACTACACGATTCGGATGCGTTGGctgtgtatttgtatgtgcGTGTACCTTACCGAACAGTCCTTTGTTCTCAGCGCTTACCGCGTGGTATAATAGAGCAAGTAGAGAACGAGCCGAATTTGCACAGCTCGTGTGAGAGGAATTTAGAAGAATTATAAgactgatttttttaatagaatgtTAGCAGAATTTTTAGAATGTTGCGCGTTAGCACAACGCCCGGCCTGCAGATAAATAATTCACCAAAAAACGGCTTTTTTAAGTAATTcaggattattttattttgcctttaACAGCACAAAATTTTAGTAGccgagagagtgaaaaaaaactaaaaattcgtCCGCTTCCACGCAGGTCCGGGATCAAAAAGAAAGCCCTATTTCGCAGTCCATGCGGTCACCGGCTATCCGTCAAACGCTCGGTCGATCCCTTTCGTTCAGTCCGAACGTTTATCGTCCAGTCCGAGACCTCTAGCGGCTGCTAGCTAAAATACGGACGCTCCTTGTCGATCCTCGAACGATCGCGTCGTCACCATAAGTgacactcctttccctcctttccctcttttcccacctttccctcctttcattcttttccctcctttttatctttccctctgtcgctgacgataatttagctttaaaaacgaagcgttgctggtcaatacttgctgaatagctacgttatgcaacgcgccagcgatgcgcgcttttttaacgattttatggaaaacataggctaagaagaaaatgctgatggacgacggtcagcatttttgaaGTTTTACCATCCTCctagtataaattcaattgaaaccagttggtgcgtttattattgtgatTAAGTatgcgtgtactgtgcctgtcttgggttgctgctccgaaagacactttcgtgtgcgcgacaaatggtggctccagagaggatgcatcgaccaacggatcggcaagtagtccaatgccctcctttcccttctttccctcctttccctcatttccctcctttccctcctttcccttcttttcctcctttccctcctttccctcctttccctcctttccctcctttccctcctttccctcctttccctcctttccctcctttccctcctttccctcctttccctcctttccctcctttccctcctttccctcctttccctcctttccctcctttccctcctttcctcctttccctcctttccctcctttccctcctttccctcctttccctcctttccctcctttccctcctgttcctcctttccctcatttccctcctttccatcctttcccttctttccctcctttcccttctttccatcctttccctcctttccctcatttccctcctttccctcctttccctcctttccctcctttccctccgtttcctccattccctcatttccatcctttccctcctttctcgcctttccatccttaccctccttttccttctttccgtctgtcgcttacgataatttagccttaaaaacaaagcgttgctaggtagcaatacttgctgtatagctacgttatgcaacgcgccagcgatgcgcgcttttttaacgattttatcgaaaacataggctaagaagaaaatgctgatcgacgacggtcagcatttttagagtataaattcaattgaaaaaattaatgaaggcatcatttgccaacagccagttggtgcgtttattattgtgcttaagtcggcgtgtactgagcctgtcttgggctgcagctccgaaagacagtttcgtgtgcgcgaccaatggtggctccagagaggatgcatcaaccaacggatcggcaagtagtccaatgccctcctttcccttctttctctccttccctccttttcctcctttcccttctttccctcctttccctcctttctcttcttttcctcctttccctcctttcccttcttttcctcctttccctccttttcctcctttccctcctttcccacctttccctcctttccctcctttcgctcctttcccttcgttccctccattccctcatttccttcctttccctcctttctcgcctttccgtctgtcgcttacgataatttagccttaaaaacaaagcgttgctaggtagcaatacgtgctgaatagctacgttatgcaacgcgccagcgattaagcgattagtggctccagagaggatgcattaaccaacggatcggcaagtagtgaaattaatttagaaaacataaataggctgcaaaagcatctgaaaggttaagcacttcgtgcagttagcggatcaatgcttaactcagaaaaccgttgcgctcgtaataaccaggctcgacaaaatggtcgggaaccctgaaagcatttacaagtctttactgctagaattactagtgataaaacatataacgacagataatccttcagcatttttagaattttccaacgctttgcgcaatctcattgacaacatggtgttgttgaagcaagaaggatttttgaatgaccaaaggctgctaaacgatttaacatcaaggttttcaaccgaacttcggaacgaaaggttgaacgagaatcgaaccgttcgaacagttcggtaaagtgcacgaacgaacgagattcttaacaaaaaacgaccaggacttttggaagaaactgactacaccgaacgcgttcgaacgctccgttcattgttcgacgacacacataaatgtggtaatgaaacgtgcaaaatcatattgctttctcgctctttctcgcaccgtgcgaacgggtcgtcagagatcaaaatgtaccctgttggtgttgaaatcgtacccatacaactcaattcctcgaacgccgtcgaatttgtcaggcagtgttcgatacgtgtgctgcaaggtgttataaatgacaaggtgaagttgttcagagcaaaatgacatttctcgacttgacatttctcttccgggggctgcggtataaaaatcggggagggctggtgcggggtaatgaaatttgtatgcagagagtgacagatgtcccccacaatgtcgcccagcaaaagcgataaaaatcaaccttctaaacacattatccttggtgtgctgttggtttggaaatcgtatccatatgactgaattcatcgaacgcgttcgaactggtgctcgatctgtgttctgttggtgtgtaaatcgtacctacacaactgaattcatcgaacgcgttcgaactggctcatttgtgttcgatctgtgctctgttggtgtggaaattatacatatacaattcaatagatcgatcccgttcaaacggattattcattattcgcgaatgaactgaactggaattgcgctcatcatgttgatccatatttaagtagttttttttatataatccttgagtgtgtataaggcatagggtacaatatatgctggagacgtctatgctcgtattagttttatacatgctagtttttggtcggtttttcgatagctagccagacagcagatgggccgagtctttaatgtttttaaattattggtgtcaaccgcagaatgagtacttctttggctacagtatgcgtctatggcgggtaaatgaaaaagataacgagcgttctttgtaaataaacaccccatgaaaaaaagaacgaaagaatcgtcgttcacgtacggttctttttggtgagcgaactagttcgttcgcgttcggtgaaaagaatcgttttgcccatgcctagttgtaacacacgataagtacgaaacaagataacaagaatcttacgctacaagacctagcagaatggctgaaaccctctgaagaactagccattatgcggccacgaacgaaggagtatccaagcaagaaaggtcgaaacatcaaaatatacagcatcgtcacaaagggccagaaaaggaaacaatatgtataatttgtggatttcctcacgaaaccactcgttgcaggcaattgaacggtaagacacccaatataaaattaactctttttattcggcatagaatttgcaccaattgctgcaagtacagcaaccataacaccaaaaactgtcgcctatcagcacaatgtagcgtggtacggttgcggcaaaaggcatcatagtatctgttgtgtactggattgccaaattacgatgagtttcaatcgataggtttattcaaactgaacgtgttatttgcattccctactttttatagttcagaatgtaacaacgtgaactatgatcaattaataattatgacatgaaaatgttatgattgcaatgtgtgctatgatccaacatctccccccttataaccgcaggactccacacagcataacacggagcgcaacataacaactgaagctgcttaacgctttagaaaacgctgtattgccggtaccatgttatgaatatccgtagtaggccgctcatttctcattggaaagctaccaacctactgcgattaccgacagttaatgaaacgctttacctcctttcccaagcgttttcttacgcgtttggcagctgtcagttgttatgttgcgctccgtgttatgctgtgtggagtcctgcggtaactgaatgatccaacatctctccccttaattggtacttctggaatgaattgagtgttcggtagctgtttggtagctcggagatgcctaatcccggaaaaaatgtttgaaggtgtgtattgtggatctgttggttaaaacatctgtcttcaaattcaaccagttggtgtgtgctcgtatcgattccggccctactagcaatgagaatgaaaaagtgtgcgactttcaggcgaggggcatgtagaagcatggggagacggttggaaattcgcggaattgctcggaggcgcgagcgtgttttggtttgtacacagtttttgcactcacacaattacacatgtgtgaatgtgtgcgttcactttcagcctgcgcgctcagtttggttttctcgcagcggcatgcgggtatcggtgtctcgctcgcactagtgcagcgagtgttcctctgtgcgctccccttcttgccaccacacgaaatcgtcagttcagctcaagcgttcgccgtgaaaggctgcgcgcgtgttagcctaagtcccgggcgatcgaagtttcgctaagtgttgaagtgttgtgcacattgaaatgaagctgcgcttttctttcaccatttatcttaaatgtgtgatatgcgctgctttatttcaatgtttatttttgctgtatcgaacatcaacaacgggatccacgcagtttgacggctctttgaaatacgacgatttttttttatattaagaatttgtgtgattttgtggcaagattgtgtgaagctatgtgtgaaaatgcccctttatttgcaataaaagtgataaaatataaaccaagtttgatgtgttcaagtttttgttttgattcgggtgtaccaagtccgaatgaaggaaagcgcacagcgcgctacgaaagaaacgagcgggagggggtgtcagtccagcgcagcgcaattcgctggaataaagtgggagggggtaccagttcagcgctgcgcaagccgaaagaaacgggaaggaaggggtatgaggaaaatactatgaaacagcgcgagcgagcgttctttacagcgagagcgcctcgtgtattttaaaggcaagcaagagagcgcattctctccgtggtagcgctccatccgccatttttaattctcagcccaaaacaacgaacTTCGGATCCGTgcttgggccggacccccaccgcgtgtttctacctacccctcgcctgaaaatttcgttctctttgtctgtcgggggctcagctcctccgtgcttacttgggctgagaagcgacgaaacagtttgaaacggtatggaaatatacctgcagtaactttttcgtcccaattggtggttcgaaatacatttgattgtgcgtttcaaaatactttccctcctttccctcctatccctcctttccctcctttccctcctttccctcctttccctcctttccctcctttccatcctttccctcttttccctcctttccctcctttccctcctttccctcctttccctcttttccctcctttcacacctttccctcctttccctcctttccctcctttccctcctttccctcctatccctccgttccatcctttccctcttttccctcctttccctcctttcctcctttccctcttttccctcttttccctcttttcccacctttccctcctttcattcttttccctcctttttatctttccctctgtcgctgacgatatttaagctttaaaaacgaagcgttgctggtcaatacttgctgaatagctacgttatgcaacgcgccagcgatgcgcgctttttaacgatttaatggaaaacataggctaagaagaaaatgctgatggacgacggtcagcattttttgagtataaattcaattgaaaccagttggtgcgtttattattgtgcttaagtcggcgtgtactgtgcctgtcttgggttgctgctccgaaagacactttcgtgtgcgcgacaaatggtggctccagaaaggatgcatcaaccaacggatcggcaagtagtcaaatgccctcctttcccttctttctctccttccctcctttccctcctttccctcctttccaacctttccctcctttccctcctttccctcctttccctcctttctctcctttccctcctttccgtcatttccctcctttccctcctttccctcctttccctcctttccctcctttccctccttttcctcctttccctcctttccctcctttccctcctttccctactttccctcctttccctcctttccctcctgccctccgttccctccattccctcatttccatcctttccctcctcattcctttccctctttttcctcctttccgtctgtcgcttccgataatttagccttaaaaacaaaatgttgctaggtagcaatacttgctgaatagctacgttatgcaacgcgccagcgattaaacgcgcttaacgattaaatggaatttaacgatttaatggaaaacataggctaagaagaaactgctgatggacgacggtcagcatttttagagtataaattcaattgaaaaaaaataatgaaggcattatttgccaatagccagttggtgcgtttattattgtgcttaagtcggcgtgtactgtgcctgtcttgggctgctgctccgaaagacactctcgtgtgcgcgacaaatggtggctccagagaggatgcatcaaccaacggatcggcaagtagtccaatgccctcctttccctcctttcccttctgttcctcctttccgtctgtcgcttacgataatttagccttaaaaacaagcgtagcaatacttgctgaatagctacgttatgcaacgcgccagcgattaaacgcgcttaacgattaaatggaatttaacgatttaatggaaaacataggctaagaaggaaatgctgatcgacgacggtcagcatttttagagtataaattcaattgaaaaaaaaaataatgaaggcattatttgccaagagccagttggtgcgtttattattgtgctttccctcctctccctcctttccctttttttccatcctttccctcttttcccttctttccctcctttcccacatttccataatttccctcctttccctcctttccctcttttccctcttttcccttctttcccacctttccctcctttccctcctttccctccttttcctcctttccctcctttcattcctttccctcctttccctcatttccctcctttccctcctttcccacctttccaaCCGATCcttcctttccaaccgttccctcctttccctcctttctctcctttccctcctttccctcctttccctcctttccctcctttctctcctttccctcctttcaaaccgttccctcctttccctcctttccctcctttccctcctttccctcctttccctcctttccctcctttccttcatttccctcctttccatcctttcccttctttccctcctttccctcctttccaaccgttccctcctttccctcttttccctccttttcctcctttcccttatttccatcctttccctccttttccttctttccgtctgtcgcttactataatttagccttaaaaacaaagcgttgctaggtagcaatacttgctgaatagctacgttatgtaACGCAtgagcgatgcgcgcttttttaacgattttatggaaaacataggctaagaagaaaatgctgctcgacgacggtcagcatttttagagtataaattcaattgaaaaaattaatgaaggcatcatttgccaagagccagttggtgcgtttattattgtgcttaagtcggcgtgtactgtgcctgtcttgggctgcagctccgaaagacactttcgtgtgcgcgacaaatggtggctccagagaggatgcatcaaccaacggatcggcaagtagtccaatgccctcctttccctcctttccctccttttcctcctttccgtctgtcgcttacgataatttagccttaaaaacaagcgtagcaatacttgctgaatagctacgttatgcaacgcgccagcgattaaacgcgcttaacgattaaatggaatttaacgatttaatggaaaacataggctaagaagaaactgctgatggacgacggtcagcatttttagagtataaattcaattgaaaaaaaataatgaaggcattatttgccaatagccagttggtgcgtttattattgtgcttaagtcggcgtgtactgtgcctgtcttgggctgctgctccgaaagacactctcgtgtgcgcgacaaatggtggctccagagaggatgcatcaaccaacggatcggcaagtagtccaatgccctcctttccctcctttcccttctgttcctcctttccgtctgtcgtttacgataatttagccttaaaaacaagcgtagcaatacttgctgaatagctacgttatgcaacgcgccagcgattaaacgcgcttaacgattcaatggaatttaacgatttaatggaaaacataggctaagaaggaaatgctgatcgacgacggtcagcatttttagagtataaattcaattgaaaaaaaataatgaaggcattatttgccaagagccagttggtgcatttattattgtgctttccctcctttccctcctttccctttttttccatcctttccctctttttcatcctttccctcctttccctcctttccctcctttcccacattttcataatttccctcctttccctcctttccctcttttccctcctttcccttctttcccacctttccctcctttccctccttttcctcctttccctcctttccctcttttccctcatttccctcctttccttcttttccctcctttccctccattccaaCCTATCcttcctttccaaccgttccctcctttccctcctttacaaccgatccctcctttccctcctttccctcctttccctcctttctctcctttccctcctttccaacctttccctcctttccctcctttccctcctttccctcctttccctcctttccctcctttccctcctttccctcctttccctcctttccctcctttccctcctttccctcctttccctcctttccctcctttccctcctttccctccttttcctcctttccctcctttccctcctttccctccttttcctccttttcctcctttcccttctttccatcctttcccttctttccctcctttccctcctttccaaccgttccctcctttccctcttttccctccttttcctcctttccatcctttccctccttttcctccttttccttctttccgtctgtcgcttccgataatttagccttaaaaacaaagcgttgctaggtagcaatacttgctgaatagctacgtgatgcaacgcgccagcgatgcgcgcttttttaacgattttatggaaaacataggctaagaagaaaatgctgctcgacgacggtcagcatttttagagtataaattcaattgaaaaaattaatgaaggcatcatttgccaagagccagttggtgcgtttattattg comes from the Anopheles coluzzii chromosome 2, AcolN3, whole genome shotgun sequence genome and includes:
- the LOC120956096 gene encoding uncharacterized protein LOC120956096 gives rise to the protein MQEESAVIADFTCAVCDKADSVDSLLQCDFCDKWYHYECAHVDKTVETRAWWCAECEVKTKLASGKKDDEIARLKREMEALKATTEKALALIREKDAEVARLSKNSERTSFSPGESLPCSTAKRISVNEEGDLSQSQIAARQAVRYELPSFNGNPEEWPIFLSTFRRSSRTFGFTEDENILRLQGALRGKALRTVQGRLRHADNLEEILSALEKSYGRPDVLVNTLLEQIRESPPIKSERLDSFIEYGDLVAEICSTIKASGTSDRLYDASLLQELVDRMPAYLRWSWGMHSQELKSVTMSEFGAWIQKATDGAMAVTPPQLKKKTTTRQVHAQHVETHQPQPNRHRECALCNSDTCGTIAECRVFNRLSVADRWDKVRTLKLCKRCLGKHYGPCSKRDDCGVQGCVAKHHRKLHRVTSEERVEINHHGTRSDGTLLRYVPVKLHGESGPIYTHALLDEGSTVTLMEQELARQLGVSGVLDPLCLQYSAGERRDERDSERVAVQVSSAEENASAFSMADVRTVSRLSLPIQSVDVNELKRKYKHLEAIPAASYEAVSPRLLIGIDHYRLTRPLKTIEGQPGQPTATKTRLGWLIFGKCTDNANDTSIVQPESSYHVCDCQGETSRADRMMAAYFEVEGYGPAKEPLLSKEDQRAMSILQNNTKHVDGRYTTGLLWRSDNVFMPENRQMALSRMECLERKMSRDTSLAEKINAILEDYLKKGYARPIREDELKTFYPRKWYLPVFPVTNPNKPNKVRLVWDAAAEVRGISLNKKLLTGPDLLTPLQAVLFRFREYRVAVAADIREMYHQVRICDDDVHSQRFLWRWGNTNAEPQEFVMLRMTFGAACSPSTAQFVKNENAEKYRSLYPRAVRCIHEEHYVDDMLTSVETEPEAIELAYQVSVIHNNAGFSLHNWLSNSIKVATAVKGTESTLKEMDFEPCLKPEKVLGMWWDTTTDSFGFKLSRVRHLELARKDKPPSKRQMLRTLMSIYDPLGLIAGVLFYLKVLLQEVWRLHLGWDDEVPEEIQHKWDAWMERLPELESFIIPRCYRQLASLTESSLQLHVFVDAGADGYAAVAYFRFECHGRIEVSLVGSKARVAPLKYLSVPRLELQAAVMGCRIASSITSAHRETIRGSYFWTDSTDVIDWINADHRKYSIFVAHRVAEVLDTTNVDDWRWLPTKLNVADEATKWTNLQHHLASERWFSGPEFLQLPEAEWNIPRRVPSETSEEVRKKDRLKLVGIHIARPIFIDYERFSRWTRLVRTMAYVCRSA